Proteins from a single region of Harmonia axyridis chromosome 4, icHarAxyr1.1, whole genome shotgun sequence:
- the LOC123679143 gene encoding regulating synaptic membrane exocytosis protein 1 isoform X4, whose product MEEGPDLSHLTPEERAIIESVMVRQKQEEQREHEIMRRKADEVHILEETIRARSEQHKKAGIELDATCHVCLKTKFADGVGHLCNYCSIRCCARCGGKVTLRSNKVVWVCILCRKKQELLSKTGQWIMGGTNTSETDTPQIQQAPSDKRPKLERAHSAAEKENLPLQRSGSQLRRQYSEQERTSSCERYQQQYNEDDPLYYRGELEGLMRTHPHLVPRIYPDQEAESTAMDASTRRVQSTISANKKHKRSSSTKKHQNNPQNLHQQHSFSSSEEDLKSTPEYGSDERDSEKGAHEEWPPLSHYIMAPHHRPLQDVTADNRCFTERRKKTVRFDHHEAWNQQTSQDSHRDSGIDTSSNFTSSEDSTRDLPKQPLLWQLSEDGQRVIGHMILKRDLRNNAKALLGLKIVGGKKMENGQRSAIIQNVKKGSIADIEGQLQPGDEVIEYNGIPLQGKTYQEVADIIAESKQDTTVELIVSRKFKEESHNGMWKQCLNSQGQAVYWQQEGDYGDRPSVLVTSPGSPERVRAPQPALAPSVGGRIQVRLAYDSSTLQLLVTIVCGAGLSPRGHQGRNPYCKLFLLPDRSEKSKRRTKTLAGTIEPIWNQTFIYSGLRRSDLTIRALEITVWDLVPHGANDFLGETIIELWPLDENPMWRTLGPHEEVALTPSEHLSPPSTGSRFSDSDTPSECEIEGNRERRGADGTSVSSVGSSNSPPRENDRRSRREQEPATNYDPRSYKKNTVAGHRSHSAAPCESPSYHMSRSRSKSPRRTMNDHRSLSPPDVRVVDCQPTTYNVSRFQSRSATATPTGSPKKRQLPQVPHAFGRALQERVAQDLDDRNNRHRMRYNQSYRSTGSGWERKYSGLSDSDLANHTRTTLRSLSPERDRDPLGFADFDSDMESVTSSAFSTQSERPLGNRAYSSYYQHHHHSTEYPSSSNRYNRSTYPENRGPSKHREYREHREYRDHREYRDHRNQEYMDPVETLNQRNEDHYQRASYHQYHSEGSVKRGQFTRSLSNSEPTTDEKTDGSLSDTAVVTMIELDKPSEKIMRKDSQRDRNRDRQDQLMGLGKKSSSTSQLSATDSGFSRKRAPTSCSIQRSQEVVPQIPIRSAEGSQRASSLNSISSSEASWSPSLRLAAEGGQLAEFIDGLGPGQLVGRQVLGAPALGDIQLSLCYQKGRLEVEVIRARGLQSKPGCKILPAPYVKVYLVNGKKCIAKSKTNSARRTLDPLYQQQLTFVENFTNCILQVTVWGDYGRIEGKKVFMGVAQIMLDDLNLSNIVIGWYRLFGTTSLGMRCIDFCTKIRKLEQESAGEPLYMNALLELKN is encoded by the exons GTTGTGTGGGTGTGTATACTCTGTAGAAAAAAGCAAGAACTGCTGAGTAAAACAGGACAATGGATAATGGGAGGGACGAACACATCAGAAACTGACACACCACAAATACAACAAGCACCTTCAGACAAGAGGCCAAAGTTAGAGAGAGCTCATTCGGCAGCAGAAAAAGAAAACTTACCTTTGCAACGATCTGGGAGCCAGTTACGAAGGCAATACTCGGAACAAGAGAGGACGTCATCTTGCGAAAGATACCAGCAGCAGTACAACGAAGATGATCCATTGTATTATAGAGGGGAGCTGGAAGGACTGATGAGGACTCATCCGCATCTAGTTCCAAGAAT ATATCCCGACCAAGAGGCCGAATCCACGGCAATGGACGCCTCCACGCGAAGGGTACAATCGACAATAAGTGCCAACAAGAAACACAAACGAAGCAGTTCCACCAAGAAGCACCAGAACAATCCGCAAAACCTACATCAGCAACACTCGTTCTCCAGCTCTGAGGAGGATCTGAAATCGACCCCAGAGTATGGTAGCGACGAGAGAGATAGCGAGAAAG GGGCCCATGAAGAATGGCCACCCCTTAGCCATTACATCATGGCACCTCATCACCGTCCACTTCAAGATGTCACAGCAGACAATCGTTGCTTCACAGAACGAAGAAAAAAAACCGTCAGGTTTGACCACCACGAGGCCTGGAATCAACAGACTTCTCAGGATTCTCACAGGGATTCTGGGATTGACACTTCTTCTAACTTCACGTCCAGCGAAGATTCAACCAGAGATCTGCCCAAG CAGCCTCTTCTCTGGCAACTATCTGAAGATGGACAAAGAGTAATAGGTCATATGATATTGAAGAGAGATCTCAGAAATAATGCCAAAGCCTTGCTCGGCTTGAAAATTGTTGGTGGAAAGAAAATGGAAAATGGTCAGAGGAGTGCTATAATacaaaatgttaaaaaaggtaGCATAGCAGATATTGAAGGACAGTTACAACCAG GCGACGAAGTGATAGAGTACAATGGGATCCCACTTCAAGGCAAGACATATCAGGAAGTAGCCGACATAATAGCGGAAAGTAAACAGGACACCACCGTAGAACTGATCGTATCCAGAAAATTCAAAGAGGAATCTCACAACGGGATGTGGAAGCAGTGTTTGAACAGTCAAG GTCAAGCGGTCTACTGGCAGCAGGAAGGCGACTACGGCGATCGGCCTAGCGTTTTGGTCACATCGCCTGGCAGCCCGGAGAGGGTCAGGGCGCCTCAGCCGGCCCTGGCTCCCAGCGTCGGCGGCAGGATCCAAGTCAGGCTGGCTTACGACTCGTCCACACTGCAGTTGTTAGTCACGATCGTATGCGGCGCTGGGTTGAGTCCGCGCGGTCATCAGGGCAGGAACCCCTACTGCAAGTTGTTTCTGTTGCCGGATCGGTCGGAGAAGTCGAAGAGGAGGACGAAGACCTTGGCTG GTACTATCGAACCAATCTGGAACCAGACTTTCATATACTCCGGACTACGCAGATCCGACCTGACGATAAGAGCTCTAGAAATCACAGTATGGGATTTGGTTCCTCATGGTGCCAACGATTTCTTAGGAGAAACAATTATAGAATTATGGCCTTTGGATGAGAATCCGATGTGGAGGACTCTTGGACCCCACGAAGAGGTGGCACTGACACCGAGTGAACATCTATCGCCTCCAAGTACAGGATCAAGATTTTCGGACTCGGATACGCCTTCTGAATGTGAAATTGAGGGTAATAGAGAGAGGAGAGGAGCTGATGGTACCAGTGTTAGTAGTGTAGGTAGTTCTAATAGTCCGCCAAGGGAGAATGACAGGAGATCCAGAAGAGAGCAGGAACCTGCGACGAATTATGATCCACGGAGCTATAAAAAG AACACTGTAGCAGGCCATCGTTCCCACTCAGCAGCTCCGTGCGAGTCACCCAGCTATCACATGTCTAGATCCAGGTCCAAATCTCCTCGTCGGACTATGAACGACCACAGATCACTCTCCCCACCAGACGTCCGCGTGGTAGACTGCCAACCAACCACATACAACGTATCCAGATTCCAGTCGCGTTCGGCGACAGCGACACCTACCGGATCTCCTAAGAAGCGGCAGCTTCCCCAAGTACCACACGCGTTTGGCCGTGCCTTGCAGGAACGAGTAGCACAAGATCTGGACGACCGCAACAACAGGCATAGAATGAGGTACAACCAATCGTATAGGAGCACTGGTTCGGGGTGGGAGAGAAAGTACAGTGGGCTGAGTGACAGTGATCTGGCCAATCACACGCGGACTACCTTGAGATCTCTCTCTCCCGAAAGAGACAGAGACCCTTTAGGCTTTGCTGACTTTGATAGTGATATGGAGTCGGTAACGAGTAGTGCTTTTTCCACGCAATCTGAAAGACCATTAGGAAATAGAGCTTATAG CAGTTACTACCAACACCACCATCACAGTACGGAATACCCAAGCAGCAGTAACAGATACAACAGGAGTACCTATCCAGAAAATAGGGGTCCATCGAAGCACAGGGAGTATAGGGAACATAGGGAATACAGGGATCACAGGGAGTACAGAGATCATCGAAATCAAGAATACATGGACCCTGTGGAGACTTTGAACCAGAGAAATGAAGACCACTATCAGAGAGCCTCTTACCATCAGTACCATAGCGAAGGAAGTGTCAAAAGAGGACAGTTCACTAGGAGTTTGTCGAATTCTGAACCAACAACGGATGAAAAGACAG ATGGTAGTTTGAGCGATACCGCAGTAGTGACCATGATAGAACTGGACAAACCTTCGGAAAAAATCATGAGGAAGGATAGTCAAAGAGATAGGAATAGAGATAGGCAAGACCAACTGATGGGTCTTGGCAAGAAGAGCAGTTCCACGAGTCAGTTATCAGCGACAG ACAGCGGATTCAGTAGAAAACGCGCGCCAACAAGTTGCAGCATACAGCGGTCTCAAGAGGTGGTTCCACAGATACCGATTCGTTCTGCAGAAGGAAGTCAGAGGGCTTCAAGTTTGAATTCCATATCCAGTTCAGAGGCATC GTGGTCCCCATCATTAAGGTTAGCTGCTGAGGGTGGCCAATTAGCTGAATTCATCGATGGACTTGGACCTGGACAGCTGGTGGGAAGGCAGGTTCTGGGCGCCCCTGCTTTAGGAGATATTCAACTGTCATTGTGCTACCAAAAAGGACGTCTAGAGGTGGAAGTCATAAGAGCCAGAGGTCTGCAATCAAAACCAGGATGTAAAATATTACCAG CACCTTATGTGAAAGTGTATCTAGTGAATGGCAAGAAATGTATAGCAAAGAGCAAGACTAATTCAGCAAGAAGGACTTTGGATCCTTTATATCAACAACAGTTGACCTTCGTGGAAAATTTCACTAACTGTATATTACAG GTGACTGTTTGGGGTGACTACGGACGAATAGAGGGTAAAAAAGTGTTCATGGGCGTTGCGCAGATAATGCTCGACGATCTCAACCTGAGCAATATAGTGATAGGATGGTACAGGCTCTTTGGAACTACTTCACTG GGCATGCGATGTATCGACTTCTGTACGAAAATAAGAAAACTTGAGCAAGAATCTGCTGGAGAGCCCTTATATATGAATGCTTtattggaattgaaaaattga
- the LOC123679143 gene encoding rab-3-interacting molecule unc-10 isoform X13, which yields MEEGPDLSHLTPEERAIIESVMVRQKQEEQREHEIMRRKADEVHILEETIRARSEQHKKAGIELDATCHVCLKTKFADGVGHLCNYCSIRCCARCGGKVTLRSNKVVWVCILCRKKQELLSKTGQWIMGGTNTSETDTPQIQQAPSDKRPKLERAHSAAEKENLPLQRSGSQLRRQYSEQERTSSCERYQQQYNEDDPLYYRGELEGLMRTHPHLVPRIYPDQEAESTAMDASTRRVQSTISANKKHKRSSSTKKHQNNPQNLHQQHSFSSSEEDLKSTPEYGSDERDSEKGQAVYWQQEGDYGDRPSVLVTSPGSPERVRAPQPALAPSVGGRIQVRLAYDSSTLQLLVTIVCGAGLSPRGHQGRNPYCKLFLLPDRSEKSKRRTKTLAGTIEPIWNQTFIYSGLRRSDLTIRALEITVWDLVPHGANDFLGETIIELWPLDENPMWRTLGPHEEVALTPSEHLSPPSTGSRFSDSDTPSECEIEGNRERRGADGTSVSSVGSSNSPPRENDRRSRREQEPATNYDPRSYKKNTVAGHRSHSAAPCESPSYHMSRSRSKSPRRTMNDHRSLSPPDVRVVDCQPTTYNVSRFQSRSATATPTGSPKKRQLPQVPHAFGRALQERVAQDLDDRNNRHRMRYNQSYRSTGSGWERKYSGLSDSDLANHTRTTLRSLSPERDRDPLGFADFDSDMESVTSSAFSTQSERPLGNRAYSSYYQHHHHSTEYPSSSNRYNRSTYPENRGPSKHREYREHREYRDHREYRDHRNQEYMDPVETLNQRNEDHYQRASYHQYHSEGSVKRGQFTRSLSNSEPTTDEKTDGSLSDTAVVTMIELDKPSEKIMRKDSQRDRNRDRQDQLMGLGKKSSSTSQLSATGRKRRMGFGKRGKSSFTVHRSEEVLPGDVKLSKQGSSCSSDGEGSADGDRWSPSLRLAAEGGQLAEFIDGLGPGQLVGRQVLGAPALGDIQLSLCYQKGRLEVEVIRARGLQSKPGCKILPAPYVKVYLVNGKKCIAKSKTNSARRTLDPLYQQQLTFVENFTNCILQVTVWGDYGRIEGKKVFMGVAQIMLDDLNLSNIVIGWYRLFGTTSLGMRCIDFCTKIRKLEQESAGEPLYMNALLELKN from the exons GTTGTGTGGGTGTGTATACTCTGTAGAAAAAAGCAAGAACTGCTGAGTAAAACAGGACAATGGATAATGGGAGGGACGAACACATCAGAAACTGACACACCACAAATACAACAAGCACCTTCAGACAAGAGGCCAAAGTTAGAGAGAGCTCATTCGGCAGCAGAAAAAGAAAACTTACCTTTGCAACGATCTGGGAGCCAGTTACGAAGGCAATACTCGGAACAAGAGAGGACGTCATCTTGCGAAAGATACCAGCAGCAGTACAACGAAGATGATCCATTGTATTATAGAGGGGAGCTGGAAGGACTGATGAGGACTCATCCGCATCTAGTTCCAAGAAT ATATCCCGACCAAGAGGCCGAATCCACGGCAATGGACGCCTCCACGCGAAGGGTACAATCGACAATAAGTGCCAACAAGAAACACAAACGAAGCAGTTCCACCAAGAAGCACCAGAACAATCCGCAAAACCTACATCAGCAACACTCGTTCTCCAGCTCTGAGGAGGATCTGAAATCGACCCCAGAGTATGGTAGCGACGAGAGAGATAGCGAGAAAG GTCAAGCGGTCTACTGGCAGCAGGAAGGCGACTACGGCGATCGGCCTAGCGTTTTGGTCACATCGCCTGGCAGCCCGGAGAGGGTCAGGGCGCCTCAGCCGGCCCTGGCTCCCAGCGTCGGCGGCAGGATCCAAGTCAGGCTGGCTTACGACTCGTCCACACTGCAGTTGTTAGTCACGATCGTATGCGGCGCTGGGTTGAGTCCGCGCGGTCATCAGGGCAGGAACCCCTACTGCAAGTTGTTTCTGTTGCCGGATCGGTCGGAGAAGTCGAAGAGGAGGACGAAGACCTTGGCTG GTACTATCGAACCAATCTGGAACCAGACTTTCATATACTCCGGACTACGCAGATCCGACCTGACGATAAGAGCTCTAGAAATCACAGTATGGGATTTGGTTCCTCATGGTGCCAACGATTTCTTAGGAGAAACAATTATAGAATTATGGCCTTTGGATGAGAATCCGATGTGGAGGACTCTTGGACCCCACGAAGAGGTGGCACTGACACCGAGTGAACATCTATCGCCTCCAAGTACAGGATCAAGATTTTCGGACTCGGATACGCCTTCTGAATGTGAAATTGAGGGTAATAGAGAGAGGAGAGGAGCTGATGGTACCAGTGTTAGTAGTGTAGGTAGTTCTAATAGTCCGCCAAGGGAGAATGACAGGAGATCCAGAAGAGAGCAGGAACCTGCGACGAATTATGATCCACGGAGCTATAAAAAG AACACTGTAGCAGGCCATCGTTCCCACTCAGCAGCTCCGTGCGAGTCACCCAGCTATCACATGTCTAGATCCAGGTCCAAATCTCCTCGTCGGACTATGAACGACCACAGATCACTCTCCCCACCAGACGTCCGCGTGGTAGACTGCCAACCAACCACATACAACGTATCCAGATTCCAGTCGCGTTCGGCGACAGCGACACCTACCGGATCTCCTAAGAAGCGGCAGCTTCCCCAAGTACCACACGCGTTTGGCCGTGCCTTGCAGGAACGAGTAGCACAAGATCTGGACGACCGCAACAACAGGCATAGAATGAGGTACAACCAATCGTATAGGAGCACTGGTTCGGGGTGGGAGAGAAAGTACAGTGGGCTGAGTGACAGTGATCTGGCCAATCACACGCGGACTACCTTGAGATCTCTCTCTCCCGAAAGAGACAGAGACCCTTTAGGCTTTGCTGACTTTGATAGTGATATGGAGTCGGTAACGAGTAGTGCTTTTTCCACGCAATCTGAAAGACCATTAGGAAATAGAGCTTATAG CAGTTACTACCAACACCACCATCACAGTACGGAATACCCAAGCAGCAGTAACAGATACAACAGGAGTACCTATCCAGAAAATAGGGGTCCATCGAAGCACAGGGAGTATAGGGAACATAGGGAATACAGGGATCACAGGGAGTACAGAGATCATCGAAATCAAGAATACATGGACCCTGTGGAGACTTTGAACCAGAGAAATGAAGACCACTATCAGAGAGCCTCTTACCATCAGTACCATAGCGAAGGAAGTGTCAAAAGAGGACAGTTCACTAGGAGTTTGTCGAATTCTGAACCAACAACGGATGAAAAGACAG ATGGTAGTTTGAGCGATACCGCAGTAGTGACCATGATAGAACTGGACAAACCTTCGGAAAAAATCATGAGGAAGGATAGTCAAAGAGATAGGAATAGAGATAGGCAAGACCAACTGATGGGTCTTGGCAAGAAGAGCAGTTCCACGAGTCAGTTATCAGCGACAG GTCGCAAACGAAGAATGGGTTTTGGAAAACGCGGAAAATCATCCTTTACGGTGCACAGATCTGAAGAAGTGCTTCCAGGAGATGTTAAGCTCTCCAAACAAGGTTCATCCTGTTCTAGCGATGGAGAAGGTTCAGCAGACGGTGATag GTGGTCCCCATCATTAAGGTTAGCTGCTGAGGGTGGCCAATTAGCTGAATTCATCGATGGACTTGGACCTGGACAGCTGGTGGGAAGGCAGGTTCTGGGCGCCCCTGCTTTAGGAGATATTCAACTGTCATTGTGCTACCAAAAAGGACGTCTAGAGGTGGAAGTCATAAGAGCCAGAGGTCTGCAATCAAAACCAGGATGTAAAATATTACCAG CACCTTATGTGAAAGTGTATCTAGTGAATGGCAAGAAATGTATAGCAAAGAGCAAGACTAATTCAGCAAGAAGGACTTTGGATCCTTTATATCAACAACAGTTGACCTTCGTGGAAAATTTCACTAACTGTATATTACAG GTGACTGTTTGGGGTGACTACGGACGAATAGAGGGTAAAAAAGTGTTCATGGGCGTTGCGCAGATAATGCTCGACGATCTCAACCTGAGCAATATAGTGATAGGATGGTACAGGCTCTTTGGAACTACTTCACTG GGCATGCGATGTATCGACTTCTGTACGAAAATAAGAAAACTTGAGCAAGAATCTGCTGGAGAGCCCTTATATATGAATGCTTtattggaattgaaaaattga
- the LOC123679143 gene encoding regulating synaptic membrane exocytosis protein 1 isoform X2, translating into MEEGPDLSHLTPEERAIIESVMVRQKQEEQREHEIMRRKADEVHILEETIRARSEQHKKAGIELDATCHVCLKTKFADGVGHLCNYCSIRCCARCGGKVTLRSNKVVWVCILCRKKQELLSKTGQWIMGGTNTSETDTPQIQQAPSDKRPKLERAHSAAEKENLPLQRSGSQLRRQYSEQERTSSCERYQQQYNEDDPLYYRGELEGLMRTHPHLVPRIYPDQEAESTAMDASTRRVQSTISANKKHKRSSSTKKHQNNPQNLHQQHSFSSSEEDLKSTPEYGSDERDSEKGAHEEWPPLSHYIMAPHHRPLQDVTADNRCFTERRKKTVRFDHHEAWNQQTSQDSHRDSGIDTSSNFTSSEDSTRDLPKPLLWQLSEDGQRVIGHMILKRDLRNNAKALLGLKIVGGKKMENGQRSAIIQNVKKGSIADIEGQLQPGDEVIEYNGIPLQGKTYQEVADIIAESKQDTTVELIVSRKFKEESHNGMWKQCLNSQGQAVYWQQEGDYGDRPSVLVTSPGSPERVRAPQPALAPSVGGRIQVRLAYDSSTLQLLVTIVCGAGLSPRGHQGRNPYCKLFLLPDRSEKSKRRTKTLAGTIEPIWNQTFIYSGLRRSDLTIRALEITVWDLVPHGANDFLGETIIELWPLDENPMWRTLGPHEEVALTPSEHLSPPSTGSRFSDSDTPSECEIEGNRERRGADGTSVSSVGSSNSPPRENDRRSRREQEPATNYDPRSYKKNTVAGHRSHSAAPCESPSYHMSRSRSKSPRRTMNDHRSLSPPDVRVVDCQPTTYNVSRFQSRSATATPTGSPKKRQLPQVPHAFGRALQERVAQDLDDRNNRHRMRYNQSYRSTGSGWERKYSGLSDSDLANHTRTTLRSLSPERDRDPLGFADFDSDMESVTSSAFSTQSERPLGNRAYSSYYQHHHHSTEYPSSSNRYNRSTYPENRGPSKHREYREHREYRDHREYRDHRNQEYMDPVETLNQRNEDHYQRASYHQYHSEGSVKRGQFTRSLSNSEPTTDEKTDGSLSDTAVVTMIELDKPSEKIMRKDSQRDRNRDRQDQLMGLGKKSSSTSQLSATGRKRRMGFGKRGKSSFTVHRSEEVLPGDVKLSKQGSSCSSDGEGSADGDRWSPSLRLAAEGGQLAEFIDGLGPGQLVGRQVLGAPALGDIQLSLCYQKGRLEVEVIRARGLQSKPGCKILPAPYVKVYLVNGKKCIAKSKTNSARRTLDPLYQQQLTFVENFTNCILQVTVWGDYGRIEGKKVFMGVAQIMLDDLNLSNIVIGWYRLFGTTSLGMRCIDFCTKIRKLEQESAGEPLYMNALLELKN; encoded by the exons GTTGTGTGGGTGTGTATACTCTGTAGAAAAAAGCAAGAACTGCTGAGTAAAACAGGACAATGGATAATGGGAGGGACGAACACATCAGAAACTGACACACCACAAATACAACAAGCACCTTCAGACAAGAGGCCAAAGTTAGAGAGAGCTCATTCGGCAGCAGAAAAAGAAAACTTACCTTTGCAACGATCTGGGAGCCAGTTACGAAGGCAATACTCGGAACAAGAGAGGACGTCATCTTGCGAAAGATACCAGCAGCAGTACAACGAAGATGATCCATTGTATTATAGAGGGGAGCTGGAAGGACTGATGAGGACTCATCCGCATCTAGTTCCAAGAAT ATATCCCGACCAAGAGGCCGAATCCACGGCAATGGACGCCTCCACGCGAAGGGTACAATCGACAATAAGTGCCAACAAGAAACACAAACGAAGCAGTTCCACCAAGAAGCACCAGAACAATCCGCAAAACCTACATCAGCAACACTCGTTCTCCAGCTCTGAGGAGGATCTGAAATCGACCCCAGAGTATGGTAGCGACGAGAGAGATAGCGAGAAAG GGGCCCATGAAGAATGGCCACCCCTTAGCCATTACATCATGGCACCTCATCACCGTCCACTTCAAGATGTCACAGCAGACAATCGTTGCTTCACAGAACGAAGAAAAAAAACCGTCAGGTTTGACCACCACGAGGCCTGGAATCAACAGACTTCTCAGGATTCTCACAGGGATTCTGGGATTGACACTTCTTCTAACTTCACGTCCAGCGAAGATTCAACCAGAGATCTGCCCAAG CCTCTTCTCTGGCAACTATCTGAAGATGGACAAAGAGTAATAGGTCATATGATATTGAAGAGAGATCTCAGAAATAATGCCAAAGCCTTGCTCGGCTTGAAAATTGTTGGTGGAAAGAAAATGGAAAATGGTCAGAGGAGTGCTATAATacaaaatgttaaaaaaggtaGCATAGCAGATATTGAAGGACAGTTACAACCAG GCGACGAAGTGATAGAGTACAATGGGATCCCACTTCAAGGCAAGACATATCAGGAAGTAGCCGACATAATAGCGGAAAGTAAACAGGACACCACCGTAGAACTGATCGTATCCAGAAAATTCAAAGAGGAATCTCACAACGGGATGTGGAAGCAGTGTTTGAACAGTCAAG GTCAAGCGGTCTACTGGCAGCAGGAAGGCGACTACGGCGATCGGCCTAGCGTTTTGGTCACATCGCCTGGCAGCCCGGAGAGGGTCAGGGCGCCTCAGCCGGCCCTGGCTCCCAGCGTCGGCGGCAGGATCCAAGTCAGGCTGGCTTACGACTCGTCCACACTGCAGTTGTTAGTCACGATCGTATGCGGCGCTGGGTTGAGTCCGCGCGGTCATCAGGGCAGGAACCCCTACTGCAAGTTGTTTCTGTTGCCGGATCGGTCGGAGAAGTCGAAGAGGAGGACGAAGACCTTGGCTG GTACTATCGAACCAATCTGGAACCAGACTTTCATATACTCCGGACTACGCAGATCCGACCTGACGATAAGAGCTCTAGAAATCACAGTATGGGATTTGGTTCCTCATGGTGCCAACGATTTCTTAGGAGAAACAATTATAGAATTATGGCCTTTGGATGAGAATCCGATGTGGAGGACTCTTGGACCCCACGAAGAGGTGGCACTGACACCGAGTGAACATCTATCGCCTCCAAGTACAGGATCAAGATTTTCGGACTCGGATACGCCTTCTGAATGTGAAATTGAGGGTAATAGAGAGAGGAGAGGAGCTGATGGTACCAGTGTTAGTAGTGTAGGTAGTTCTAATAGTCCGCCAAGGGAGAATGACAGGAGATCCAGAAGAGAGCAGGAACCTGCGACGAATTATGATCCACGGAGCTATAAAAAG AACACTGTAGCAGGCCATCGTTCCCACTCAGCAGCTCCGTGCGAGTCACCCAGCTATCACATGTCTAGATCCAGGTCCAAATCTCCTCGTCGGACTATGAACGACCACAGATCACTCTCCCCACCAGACGTCCGCGTGGTAGACTGCCAACCAACCACATACAACGTATCCAGATTCCAGTCGCGTTCGGCGACAGCGACACCTACCGGATCTCCTAAGAAGCGGCAGCTTCCCCAAGTACCACACGCGTTTGGCCGTGCCTTGCAGGAACGAGTAGCACAAGATCTGGACGACCGCAACAACAGGCATAGAATGAGGTACAACCAATCGTATAGGAGCACTGGTTCGGGGTGGGAGAGAAAGTACAGTGGGCTGAGTGACAGTGATCTGGCCAATCACACGCGGACTACCTTGAGATCTCTCTCTCCCGAAAGAGACAGAGACCCTTTAGGCTTTGCTGACTTTGATAGTGATATGGAGTCGGTAACGAGTAGTGCTTTTTCCACGCAATCTGAAAGACCATTAGGAAATAGAGCTTATAG CAGTTACTACCAACACCACCATCACAGTACGGAATACCCAAGCAGCAGTAACAGATACAACAGGAGTACCTATCCAGAAAATAGGGGTCCATCGAAGCACAGGGAGTATAGGGAACATAGGGAATACAGGGATCACAGGGAGTACAGAGATCATCGAAATCAAGAATACATGGACCCTGTGGAGACTTTGAACCAGAGAAATGAAGACCACTATCAGAGAGCCTCTTACCATCAGTACCATAGCGAAGGAAGTGTCAAAAGAGGACAGTTCACTAGGAGTTTGTCGAATTCTGAACCAACAACGGATGAAAAGACAG ATGGTAGTTTGAGCGATACCGCAGTAGTGACCATGATAGAACTGGACAAACCTTCGGAAAAAATCATGAGGAAGGATAGTCAAAGAGATAGGAATAGAGATAGGCAAGACCAACTGATGGGTCTTGGCAAGAAGAGCAGTTCCACGAGTCAGTTATCAGCGACAG GTCGCAAACGAAGAATGGGTTTTGGAAAACGCGGAAAATCATCCTTTACGGTGCACAGATCTGAAGAAGTGCTTCCAGGAGATGTTAAGCTCTCCAAACAAGGTTCATCCTGTTCTAGCGATGGAGAAGGTTCAGCAGACGGTGATag GTGGTCCCCATCATTAAGGTTAGCTGCTGAGGGTGGCCAATTAGCTGAATTCATCGATGGACTTGGACCTGGACAGCTGGTGGGAAGGCAGGTTCTGGGCGCCCCTGCTTTAGGAGATATTCAACTGTCATTGTGCTACCAAAAAGGACGTCTAGAGGTGGAAGTCATAAGAGCCAGAGGTCTGCAATCAAAACCAGGATGTAAAATATTACCAG CACCTTATGTGAAAGTGTATCTAGTGAATGGCAAGAAATGTATAGCAAAGAGCAAGACTAATTCAGCAAGAAGGACTTTGGATCCTTTATATCAACAACAGTTGACCTTCGTGGAAAATTTCACTAACTGTATATTACAG GTGACTGTTTGGGGTGACTACGGACGAATAGAGGGTAAAAAAGTGTTCATGGGCGTTGCGCAGATAATGCTCGACGATCTCAACCTGAGCAATATAGTGATAGGATGGTACAGGCTCTTTGGAACTACTTCACTG GGCATGCGATGTATCGACTTCTGTACGAAAATAAGAAAACTTGAGCAAGAATCTGCTGGAGAGCCCTTATATATGAATGCTTtattggaattgaaaaattga